The genomic region TATCATCAGGTGGAGCAGTTGAATGCGGATCACACCCTCGAAAACTTTGCCCAATTGGCCCCCCTGTTACAGCGAATTTGGAAAGCCTGACTCATGACCACATGGAAGCAAAAGCGATTCTGGACAGCGGTCTCAGTGACCGAATCAGCGGGCCGATTCGCGGTTGAACTGGACGGTCGCTCGGTCAAAACACCTGCCAAAGCAGATCTGACCCTGCCCACACGCGCCATGGCTGAGGCAATTGCCGCAGAATGGCGGGCGCAGGATGGCGCGGTGAAGCCTCAGACCATGCCCTGTACCCGTTCGGCCAATGCGGCGTTGGACAAGGTCCAGGTGCAGCACAGTGAGGTCGCTGACATGTTAGCCGAATATGGTGACGCAGATTTATTGTGTTACCGCGCCGATAGCCCGGTTGAACTAGTGCAGCGGCAAAGTGAACACTGGGATCCGGCGCTGGATTGGGCCGCGTCCGAGCTGAAGGTCAGGCTGCAAACCCGCTGCGGCATTGTGCATCAACCTCAGGATGTAAAATCACTGCAGAGCCTACGGGCTAGGGTTCAGGCGCTGTCCGCCTTCCAGCTGGCGGCCTTTCACGATTTGGTCAGCATGTCGGGATCTTTGGTTCTGGGCTTTGCTGCCGCGGCTGGCTGGCGCAGTGCTGCCGAGATCTGGTCGCTGTCTCGATTGGATGAAACTTGGCAAGAGGAACAGTGGGGCCCGGACGAGGAAGCCCAGGCTGAGGCCGAAATCAAGCGGCAGGCCTTTCTGCATGCCAAGCGGTTTTACGATTTCTCTTGACGTGTCGTTGGCGGCCAGAACGTTGATTTGCAGCCCCTGAAATTGGCACGATTCCAAAAAGTTCACTATTCGACCATCGAAATTCGTGATCCAACACTTGACGACTGTTGATGAATAAGCCCAAACTTAGCAACGAATTGGAAAGATATCCTAATTCGTGCAAAGTTCCGGCATTGCTGGTGTCGGTAAAAAACCGTCCATAAGGACGGAAATATCAGGAAGAGGTAAAAAAATGAAAAAAACCGTTCTTTTGGGTGCGCTCACTGTCGCTGGTCTGGCTGCTGGTGCAGCTGCTGCTGGTACACTTGATGATGTCAAAGCCCGCGGCACACTGAACTGTGGCGTCACCACCGGTCTGGTTGGTTTTGCAGCCCCGGACGCAGATGGCGTATGGGGCGGCTTTGACGTCTCCATGTGTCGCGCTGTTGCGGCTGCGGTTCTGGGTGATTCCTCCGCTGTTGAATTTGTTCCGACCACTGGTAAGACACGCTTCACCGCGCTGGCTTCCGGCGAGATCGACATGCTGGCCCGCAACACCACCTGGACCTTCTCACGCGATGTTGACCTGAAGTTCACCTTTGTTGGCATCAACTACTATGATGGCCAGGGCTTTATGGTTCCTAAGGAACTCGGCGTTTCCTCGGCCACTGAACTGGACGGCGCAACCGTTTGTATCCAGACCGGCACCACCACCGAGCTGAACCTGGCGGACTTCTTCCGCTCCAACAACATCAGCTACGAGCCGGTTCCAATCGAAACCAACGCCGAAGGTCAGCAGCAGTATCTGGCTGGCGCCTGTGACGTCTACACCACAGACGCTTCCGGTCTGGCCGCGACGCGCGCCACCTTCGAAGCTCCTGGCGACCACGTTCTGCTGCCAGAAATCATCTCGAAAGAGCCTCTCGGCCCGCTGGTCCGTCACGGCGACAACGAGTGGGGCGATGTTGTTCGCTGGACTCTAAACGCTTTGGTCACAGCTGAAGAACTGGGTGTCACTTCGGCCAATATCGGCGAAATGTCTGCGGGCACCAACAACCCGGAAATCAACCGTCTGCTGGGTACCGAAGGTACGCTGGGCGCGATGCTGGGTCTGGACGCTGACTGGGCCAAGAACGCCATCATGTCCGGTGGTAACTACGGTGAGATCTTTGCCATGAACATCGGCGAAGAAACTCCGATCGGTCTGGCCCGTGGGCTGAACGCTCAGTGGACCAATGGCGGCCTGATCTACTCGCCTCCGTTCCGCTAAACACTTAGTGGGAAAGGGCGCAGGTAACCCCTGCGCCCTTTTCATATCTATTGAATGTTTCGGATTGTCGACGAGTGGGGACCTAAACCCCGCCGAAAAAAATCAATCCGACAGCCATGGGGATTTCTAGGTCATGACAATACTAACTGACCCACCAAAGGAGTCGTTTCGACTATCGATGCTCCTTTACGATACACGGTATCGGTCAGCTACAATCCAAGCCATCGCGATGATTGCGTTTATGCTTCTCGCAGCTTGGCTTATTAACAATGCAATCACCAATCTGAACACGCTGGGCAAGCCGATGTCGTTTGGCTTCCTGGGGGACACGGCAGGGTATGATATCAATCAGCGCCTGCTCGACTATGACAGCCAGGACAGCCATCTCCGCGCTGCGCTGATCGGGCTGCTCAACACTCTGGTTGTTGCGGTGCTGGGCTGCATCACGGCCACCATCGTCGGCGTGTTTGTCGGCGTTATGCGATTGTCCAATAACTGGCTGATCGCGCGGATCATGACAGTCTATGTGGAAACCTTCCGCAATGTGCCGGTGCTGCTGTGGATCATTCTGGCCATGGCCATCCTGATCGAAACCCTGCCCATGCCACGGGCGTTCAAGGGCGACACCCCCACCGCGACGATGGATCTGTTCAACACTGTCGCAGTCACCAATCGGGGGGTCTATATTCCCGAGCCGCTGTTCTCACGCAGCCTGGGCGATATCCACTTCCTGGGCGACATGGCGCTGCGGTTTGACGTCTCTATGGATCTGATTGCCTTTCTGGTCGTGTTGGGACTGAGCATCTTTGGCATGCGCAAGGTTATCGCACGGGCTAATACCATTCAGGAAGAAACCGGGGATCGTCCAAAAACTTGGCATGTCCTGCTGGGCCTGCTGTTTGGACCATCGATTGTTCTGATGATCGTTTTGGGCTTCCACCTGGGTTATCCCGAACTGAAGGGCTTTAACTTCCGCGGCGGCATTCACATGCGGAACTCGCTGATTGCCCTGTGGCTGGCGCTGTCGCTCTATACGGCGGCCTTCATCGCCGAGATCGTGCGCGCCGGTATTCTGGCGATTTCAACCGGTCAATCCGAGGCTGCTTCGGCGCTGGGATTGCGGCCGAACCGGACAATGCGTCTGGTGATCCTGCCGCAGGCTCTGCGGGTTATCATCCCGCCGATGATCTCCAACTATCTGAACCTGACCAAGAACTCGTCGCTGGCGATTGCGGTTGGTTACATGGATATCACCGGCACTTTGGGGGGGATCACCATGAACCAGACCGGTCGCGAACTGGAAGGTGTGATGCTGCTGATGCTGGTGTATCTGGCCATCTCGCTAAGTATTTCCGGGTTGATGAACTGGTACAACAATAGCGTCAAACTGGTGGAGCGGTAATATGAGTGATGTTTCTTTTGTCCGCACAGAGATGCTGCCAGAGCAAGACCCACCTGGGTCTGAGGTTGGTGTTATTGGCTGGTTGCGGCATAATCTGTTCTCGAGCTGGATCAATGGCATTCTGACCGTGCTGTCGCTCTTTGCGATCTATTTTGTGCTGTCCGGCATTCTGCCCTGGGTGTTCCAATCCGTCTGGAACGGCGGCTCCCTGACCGAATGCCGCGAGATCATGACGGCGACCTGGGGGCAAACCCATGGTCATGCCTGCTGGGGGGTCATCAATGAGCGCTGGCTGCAGTTGTTGTTTGGCTTCTATCCAAGTGATCTGTACGGGCGCCCAATCCTGTCTCTGGTCTTGTTGCTGGTGGCGATGACGCCAATCCTGTTCAACATGATCTCCCGCCGGATGAACTGGTTCCTGCTGGTTCTGGCCTTCTTTGTCACTGCGGTGTTGATGGATGCGTCGATTTTTGTCTGGATCCTGCGTGCGGGCTTTGCTGGCGCCACTCTGGTGATTGGCTATCAACTGGTGACACTTTCGGGCGCGGATCGGGCTGAGCAGATTGCTCAGGGCGCAAAACGCCTGCCCAATCCTCTGATGTTCACCGCCATCTATCCCTTCCTGATGCCCTGGCTGATGTGGGGCGGAACCATTTGGCCGGCAATCTGTACGGCTTTTGGTTTTGTGATCGGTTATTTGGTCCTTCGCTTCGGCAGGGCCTATATGAGCGAACTTTTGACGATGATTGCGGCCGTTGCGGCTGCGGTTATCTGGTGGTTGGTGCTGTCTGGTTATGTGTCTTCTGCCCTGTCTTCGGTGCTTCCCATCGGTATCGAAGCGGTGCAATCAAGGCAGTTTGGTGGCTTCATGCTAGCGATCCTGCTGGGCGTTGTGGCGATTGGCTGTTCGCTGCCAATTGGTGTGGTGCTGGCCTTGGGCCGTCAGTCTGATCTGGTGGTCGTCAAGTTCCTCTGCGTTGGCTTCATCGAGTTCATTCGCGGTGTGCCGCTGATCACGCTGTTGTTTGTGGCCTCGCTGCTGCTGAACATCTTCATGCCGCCTGGCACCAATTTTGACATCATCCTGCGGGTGATGATCATGATGACCCTGTTCTCGGCGGCCTATATGGCCGAAGTGATCCGGGGCGGGCTGGCGGCGCTGCCGCGTGGACAATACGAAGGCGCCGACAGTCTGGGTCTGGATTACTGGCAGGCACAGCGGCTGATCATCATGCCGCAGGCGCTGAAGGTTTCCATTCCGGGCATTGTAAGCACATTCATCGGGATCTTTAAGGATACGACACTGGTGTCAATCATCGGGTTGTTTGACGTGATCGGACTGGCCAGTGCCATCCGCGCCGATACCTCCTGGAACGGCATCTATTGGGAACTGTTCGCGTTCATCGCATTCCTGTTCTTCATCGTCTGTTTCTCCATGTCCCGTTATTCCATGTATCTGGAGCGCAAGCTTCAGACTGGCCACCGTTAAGGAGTTCAACATATGTCTGAACAGGCTACCGCACGCACAATCGATCGCTCCAAGATGCAAGTCTCGGATGAGGTTGCGATTGAAATTTCAAATATGAACAAATGGTTTGGGTCGTTTCACGTGCTGCGTGACATCAACCTGACCGTCAACCAAGGCGAACGGATTGTGATCGCCGGGCCTTCGGGCTCGGGGAAATCAACCCTGATCCGCTGCCTGAACGCGCTGGAAGAGCACCAGCAGGGCAAGATCACTGTCGATGGGACCGTTCTGTCGAACGATCTGAAAAACATCGACAAGATCCGCCGCGAAGTGGGGATGGTGTTCCAGCACTTCAATCTGTTCCCGCATCTGACGATCCTGGAGAACCTGACTCTGGCCCCGATCTGGGTGCGTAAAACACCCAAGAAAGAAGCCGAAGAAACGGCGATGCACTTCCTGGAAAAGGTGAAGATCCCGGAACAGGCGCTGAAATACCCCGGACAGCTCTCCGGTGGTCAGCAGCAGCGGGTGGCGATTGCCCGCTCTCTGTGCATGAAACCGCGCATCATGCTGTTTGATGAACCCACATCGGCCCTGGATCCAGAGATGATCAAAGAGGTGCTCGACACCATGATCGAACTGGCCGAGGAGGGCATGACCATGCTGGTGGTGACCCATGAGATGGGCTTTGCCCGTCAGGTGGCGAACCGGGTTATCTTTATGGATGCCGGTCAGATCGTCGAACAGAACGAACCGGAAGAATTCTTTAACAATCCAAAGAGCGAACGCACCAAACTGTTCCTGAGCCAGATCCTCGGTCACTGATCCTGGTCGGCTCACGCGACAATGAGAAAGGCCGGGCACAATGCCCGGCCCTTTTTGTTTCCGGCGCTTTTTGTCGGCGGGACTGGCCACTGGTTCCTGTGCCAGCCGTGGTGCGTGCAAGCACACACCCTACAGCTGCAGCAAACGGATGCGTCCTGTGCAGCGTAGGGTGTGTGCTTGCACGCACCACGGGACATTGTCCATCGGGGGTTAGATCACCAAAAGATCGCGCGGGATTGCAAAATCCACCAGTTTGCCGCTGCCCCACTGCAGATCTCCCCAGCGGGCAATGTCGAACTCCAGAACCAGGGTCGCCCCGGTTGGGTAGTTGAAAAATCGTGGGTGCTCTGGCACCTCATGGGCGATGGCGCGGGCAAACGAGCCGATGCCGGGGTTATGACCCAAGATCATGGTGCAGGGGCGTTCGGCCTCGCTGAGCACCTGAAAGATGATCTCGGCACTGGCGTGGTACAGCCGTTCCACAAACACCGCAGGGGATTGCAATTGCATCCGTTCAAAGGTCTCGCGGGTGCGTTGCGAAGGCGAGGAGATCACCTGATCTGGCAGGTGCCCCATTTCGCGCAACCAGTGACCCAGCGCCGTGGCAGAGTGACGGCCCCGGTTGTTCAGAGGGCGCGCGTGGTCGCTGGGCGCAGTGCTGTCCCAGGCGGATTTGGCATGGCGAGTCAGAATCAATGTACAGGTCATATGCTATGAAAATAGCGCATATGATGCGACGATTGCAAAAAATCTCGATTTGCGCCCTGGCTGAGCGGACAAGCGCGCCTTGCCAGGCAGCCCTGCGCCATGCAGGTTGCGCCCTCGGCGCGGTCCAAGTGCTGGTGACAGGCCTGTAACTGATAGGGGCCTCCATCGACAAAAGCATTGACAGGGCACGCGGTTAGGCAAGGTTTGTCGGCACAGGTGTCGCAGGGTGCCGGGCCACGCAGAGGCGGTGGAATGTCGATTTCCTCGGCAAAGTGCAGCGCCCCCCGAAAAGAGATCATCAGCCCCACCTGATCCTGCACCATCATCTGCAAGGGCGAAGTAAAGGCCCGGCCAGAGGCCAGGGCCCAATTGATAAAGGGGG from Parasedimentitalea psychrophila harbors:
- a CDS encoding amino acid ABC transporter substrate-binding protein gives rise to the protein MKKTVLLGALTVAGLAAGAAAAGTLDDVKARGTLNCGVTTGLVGFAAPDADGVWGGFDVSMCRAVAAAVLGDSSAVEFVPTTGKTRFTALASGEIDMLARNTTWTFSRDVDLKFTFVGINYYDGQGFMVPKELGVSSATELDGATVCIQTGTTTELNLADFFRSNNISYEPVPIETNAEGQQQYLAGACDVYTTDASGLAATRATFEAPGDHVLLPEIISKEPLGPLVRHGDNEWGDVVRWTLNALVTAEELGVTSANIGEMSAGTNNPEINRLLGTEGTLGAMLGLDADWAKNAIMSGGNYGEIFAMNIGEETPIGLARGLNAQWTNGGLIYSPPFR
- a CDS encoding amino acid ABC transporter permease; translation: MTILTDPPKESFRLSMLLYDTRYRSATIQAIAMIAFMLLAAWLINNAITNLNTLGKPMSFGFLGDTAGYDINQRLLDYDSQDSHLRAALIGLLNTLVVAVLGCITATIVGVFVGVMRLSNNWLIARIMTVYVETFRNVPVLLWIILAMAILIETLPMPRAFKGDTPTATMDLFNTVAVTNRGVYIPEPLFSRSLGDIHFLGDMALRFDVSMDLIAFLVVLGLSIFGMRKVIARANTIQEETGDRPKTWHVLLGLLFGPSIVLMIVLGFHLGYPELKGFNFRGGIHMRNSLIALWLALSLYTAAFIAEIVRAGILAISTGQSEAASALGLRPNRTMRLVILPQALRVIIPPMISNYLNLTKNSSLAIAVGYMDITGTLGGITMNQTGRELEGVMLLMLVYLAISLSISGLMNWYNNSVKLVER
- a CDS encoding ferredoxin, which translates into the protein MTYDQLRTEVQAQGLEIQGSLHPRHSPVAELEGGSLILLGTAGAFWPAFTASPEHHDGSPDPVDRWSLRVIGRLAQRFAATAHFPFGGPPYTPFINWALASGRAFTSPLQMMVQDQVGLMISFRGALHFAEEIDIPPPLRGPAPCDTCADKPCLTACPVNAFVDGGPYQLQACHQHLDRAEGATCMAQGCLARRACPLSQGANRDFLQSSHHMRYFHSI
- a CDS encoding SixA phosphatase family protein, whose protein sequence is MTCTLILTRHAKSAWDSTAPSDHARPLNNRGRHSATALGHWLREMGHLPDQVISSPSQRTRETFERMQLQSPAVFVERLYHASAEIIFQVLSEAERPCTMILGHNPGIGSFARAIAHEVPEHPRFFNYPTGATLVLEFDIARWGDLQWGSGKLVDFAIPRDLLVI
- a CDS encoding amino acid ABC transporter ATP-binding protein; the protein is MSEQATARTIDRSKMQVSDEVAIEISNMNKWFGSFHVLRDINLTVNQGERIVIAGPSGSGKSTLIRCLNALEEHQQGKITVDGTVLSNDLKNIDKIRREVGMVFQHFNLFPHLTILENLTLAPIWVRKTPKKEAEETAMHFLEKVKIPEQALKYPGQLSGGQQQRVAIARSLCMKPRIMLFDEPTSALDPEMIKEVLDTMIELAEEGMTMLVVTHEMGFARQVANRVIFMDAGQIVEQNEPEEFFNNPKSERTKLFLSQILGH
- a CDS encoding amino acid ABC transporter permease, with product MSDVSFVRTEMLPEQDPPGSEVGVIGWLRHNLFSSWINGILTVLSLFAIYFVLSGILPWVFQSVWNGGSLTECREIMTATWGQTHGHACWGVINERWLQLLFGFYPSDLYGRPILSLVLLLVAMTPILFNMISRRMNWFLLVLAFFVTAVLMDASIFVWILRAGFAGATLVIGYQLVTLSGADRAEQIAQGAKRLPNPLMFTAIYPFLMPWLMWGGTIWPAICTAFGFVIGYLVLRFGRAYMSELLTMIAAVAAAVIWWLVLSGYVSSALSSVLPIGIEAVQSRQFGGFMLAILLGVVAIGCSLPIGVVLALGRQSDLVVVKFLCVGFIEFIRGVPLITLLFVASLLLNIFMPPGTNFDIILRVMIMMTLFSAAYMAEVIRGGLAALPRGQYEGADSLGLDYWQAQRLIIMPQALKVSIPGIVSTFIGIFKDTTLVSIIGLFDVIGLASAIRADTSWNGIYWELFAFIAFLFFIVCFSMSRYSMYLERKLQTGHR
- a CDS encoding ATP12 family chaperone protein, whose amino-acid sequence is MTTWKQKRFWTAVSVTESAGRFAVELDGRSVKTPAKADLTLPTRAMAEAIAAEWRAQDGAVKPQTMPCTRSANAALDKVQVQHSEVADMLAEYGDADLLCYRADSPVELVQRQSEHWDPALDWAASELKVRLQTRCGIVHQPQDVKSLQSLRARVQALSAFQLAAFHDLVSMSGSLVLGFAAAAGWRSAAEIWSLSRLDETWQEEQWGPDEEAQAEAEIKRQAFLHAKRFYDFS